In Mucinivorans hirudinis, the DNA window TTGCGGAATGCTTCCTCTTCGGGGTCTGTACCGTTGGGGAGTATCGGTATGTCGAAGAGTGAGCCGATGGAGTCGCCAACGGTGCTGCTTTCGTGGTGGTCGGGGCGATGCTGCGCTTGTTGCACAGGTGGCAAACTCTGTTGCTTAGCTCGGTTGTTTTGCCGTAGGGCGTAGTCAATTTTGGAGTAGCTGAACTGGCGATCTACTTTCGAGCCATTGAACGAGAGGTTGTTCATTGTGAACCGCACACCTTCGATTTGGTCGGTAGAGCCTTTGGTTTTGAAACCTAACTCTATGCCCTCGGTTCTGAGCCTGCTGCGGAGCTCACCCCACGACCTCGACTGTGGAACGTGCTTGCAAAGTGCATCGTAAATCCGATACTTTGTTGCATTGGGTTCTCGGAGCTGCTTTCGCTTGACGTTCTCTTTTCCGCTCGAAACATACAAGCCGTGTTTGATGGTGATTTCTTTGCAAATTTTCGTACTTCTAAACCTTTCGTTTTGGTCGGATATGCGTTTGCCGTTGAAGTCGATGCGATTCATTATTAAGTGGATGTGCGGATGGTCTCGGTCGCTGTGGCGAACGATCAATACCTGCGTGTTGCCGTAGCCCATCTTTTTCATATACTCCTCGGCTATCTCAATCATTTTCGCATTGGTCAGTTTTTCTCTATCCTGTGCCGAAAAATCCAGTGAGATATGGGCGACAGGCTTGGCAATTTGCGCCAGTCGAGCCTGCGTTTCGAAGCTGCGGATTATGGATTCTTTGTCGA includes these proteins:
- a CDS encoding Mobilization protein BmgA; this encodes MAKIVQGNSFSNAVNYVLNRDEAAIIATKGVRNIDKESIIRSFETQARLAQIAKPVAHISLDFSAQDREKLTNAKMIEIAEEYMKKMGYGNTQVLIVRHSDRDHPHIHLIMNRIDFNGKRISDQNERFRSTKICKEITIKHGLYVSSGKENVKRKQLREPNATKYRIYDALCKHVPQSRSWGELRSRLRTEGIELGFKTKGSTDQIEGVRFTMNNLSFNGSKVDRQFSYSKIDYALRQNNRAKQQSLPPVQQAQHRPDHHESSTVGDSIGSLFDIPILPNGTDPEEEAFRKRMQRKKKKGIRF